One Cololabis saira isolate AMF1-May2022 chromosome 18, fColSai1.1, whole genome shotgun sequence genomic region harbors:
- the tmem200a gene encoding transmembrane protein 200A isoform X2 translates to MTAAAGVLTGLAKLKRQDSARSQHRPVPPLSPGLGNPAPEAAPRKRKRRSDVVVVRGRLRLYSVSGFFLFLGLIILVIGIGMATLGYWPHGRTIPAGGGSGAKAETNASNVTHDVSGSPSKQTRGTLMRFLERQVHSERMKMLGPFTMGIGIFIFICANAILHENRDKETKIIHMRDMYSTVIDIHRLRQREQKQHHHRGSTCGREAGDFRSLGADAAVRLAANSLLGFSSRAGSVGGWSAEEEEVLLGDEEFQRRKEQARMDCNFAGLLAPLYRDHSLCGPGLGLGLARSDSTRHQWSVDGEGEKGGHHAGSIVSSSISAFTLPVIKLNNCVIDEPEMEAITEEDRGAERADEERSKPLSSMESLVVPVPSVAKAFKPPSLHRSNSASSASHCSSSSSLSPAPSSTSGCWLSPGAARSDFGSNSSLHMLNSHSKSLDLERGASMLVVNPEQQRKHPSWPRLDRSNSSRSHGGKHGSTKGYTRLDDREEHGGRLSDASPSVTARRDFSKREKLLMISRSHNNLSFEHDEFNSSTLKRGSSESRF, encoded by the exons ATGACGGCAGCAGCAGGTGTGCTCACAGGCCTGGCCAAGCTGAAGCGGCAGGACTCTGCTCGCTCTCAGCATCGGCCCGTACCGCCCCTGTCGCCAGGCTTAGGAAACCCCGCTCCTGAAGCTGCCCCTAG AAAGCGGAAGCGGCGCTCTGACGTTGTGGTGGTTCGTGGCAGGCTTCGTCTCTACTCCGTATCGGGGTTTTTCCTCTTCTTGGGACTAATCATCTTGGTAATAGGAATCGGCATGGCGACACTGGGATACTGGCCGCACGGTAGAACCATCCCCGCCGGAGGAGGCAGTGGAGCCAAGGCAGAAACGAATGCAAGCAACGTGACACACGATGTGTCAG GTTCACCTTCAAAGCAAACCAGAGGCACTCTGATGCGATTCCTAGAACGACAGGTTCACTCCGAGAGGATGAAGATGCTCGGGCCCTTCACCATGGGCATTGGGATTTTTATCTTCATCTGCGCTAATGCTATACTTCACGAAAACAGAGACAAAGAAACCAAG ATCATTCACATGAGAGACATGTACTCCACAGTCATCGACATTCATCGCCTCAGGCAGAGAGAGCAAAAGCAGCACCATCACCGCGGCAGCACCTGTGGAAGAGAAGCCGGTGATTTCCGATCCTTGGGAGCGGATGCCGCGGTACGTTTAGCCGCCAACTCCCTACTGGGATTCTCCTCTCGGGCTGGAAGTGTAGGTGGATGGTCTGCAGAAGAGGAGGAGGTACTGCTCGGGGATGAGGAGTTTCAGAGACGTAAAGAGCAGGCTCGAATGGATTGTAACTTTGCCGGGCTGCTGGCGCCGCTCTACAGGGACCATTCCCTTTGCGGGCCCGGACTCGGGCTCGGGCTGGCGCGCTCGGATTCCACGCGGCACCAGTGGTCGGTGGATGGAGAGGGGGAGAAGGGAGGACACCACGCAGGGTCTatcgtctcctcctccatctctgcaTTCACCTTGCCTGTTATCAAACTCAACAATTGTGTTATCGATGAACCCGAAATGGAGGCGATTACTGAAGAGGACCGAGGGGCGGAGAGAGCAGACGAAGAGCGGTCGAAGCCCCTGAGCTCCATGGAGTCACTGGTGGTGCCTGTACCGTCCGTCGCCAAGGCCTTCAAACCGCCGAGCTTACATCGGAGCAACTCCGCCTCGTCTGCCTCCCactgctcctcctcttcctccctctctcctgctcCCTCCTCTACCTCAGGCTGCTGGCTCTCCCCGGGAGCAGCGAGGAGCGACTTTGGCTCCAACTCCTCTCTGCACATGCTCAACAGTCATTCCAAATCCCTGGACCTGGAGCGCGGGGCGAGCATGCTCGTGGTGAACCCGGAGCAGCAGCGGAAGCACCCCAGCTGGCCCCGACTGGACCGCAGCAACAGCAGCCGCAGCCACGGCGGCAAGCACGGCAGCACTAAAGGCTACACGCGGCTGGACGACAGGGAAGAGCACGGAGGGCGGCTGTCAGACGCGTCGCCCTCCGTGACGGCGAGGCGCGACTTCAGTAAGCGCGAGAAGCTGCTAATGATTTCAAGGTCGCATAATAATCTGAGCTTTGAACACGACGAGTTCAATAGTAGCACGCTGAAGAGAGGCAGCTCGGAGAGTCGATTCTGA
- the tmem200a gene encoding transmembrane protein 200A isoform X1: MTAAAGVLTGLAKLKRQDSARSQHRPVPPLSPGLGNPAPEAAPRKRKRRSDVVVVRGRLRLYSVSGFFLFLGLIILVIGIGMATLGYWPHGRTIPAGGGSGAKAETNASNVTHDVSGTDRTRRLQHHCYCYSRSCSWLMCSFSCNVLGSPSKQTRGTLMRFLERQVHSERMKMLGPFTMGIGIFIFICANAILHENRDKETKIIHMRDMYSTVIDIHRLRQREQKQHHHRGSTCGREAGDFRSLGADAAVRLAANSLLGFSSRAGSVGGWSAEEEEVLLGDEEFQRRKEQARMDCNFAGLLAPLYRDHSLCGPGLGLGLARSDSTRHQWSVDGEGEKGGHHAGSIVSSSISAFTLPVIKLNNCVIDEPEMEAITEEDRGAERADEERSKPLSSMESLVVPVPSVAKAFKPPSLHRSNSASSASHCSSSSSLSPAPSSTSGCWLSPGAARSDFGSNSSLHMLNSHSKSLDLERGASMLVVNPEQQRKHPSWPRLDRSNSSRSHGGKHGSTKGYTRLDDREEHGGRLSDASPSVTARRDFSKREKLLMISRSHNNLSFEHDEFNSSTLKRGSSESRF, from the exons ATGACGGCAGCAGCAGGTGTGCTCACAGGCCTGGCCAAGCTGAAGCGGCAGGACTCTGCTCGCTCTCAGCATCGGCCCGTACCGCCCCTGTCGCCAGGCTTAGGAAACCCCGCTCCTGAAGCTGCCCCTAG AAAGCGGAAGCGGCGCTCTGACGTTGTGGTGGTTCGTGGCAGGCTTCGTCTCTACTCCGTATCGGGGTTTTTCCTCTTCTTGGGACTAATCATCTTGGTAATAGGAATCGGCATGGCGACACTGGGATACTGGCCGCACGGTAGAACCATCCCCGCCGGAGGAGGCAGTGGAGCCAAGGCAGAAACGAATGCAAGCAACGTGACACACGATGTGTCAGGTACCGACAGAACGCGGCGTCTGCAACATCACTGCTACTGTTACAGTAGATCCTGTTCATGGCTCATGTGCAGCTTTTCCTGTAATGTTTTAGGTTCACCTTCAAAGCAAACCAGAGGCACTCTGATGCGATTCCTAGAACGACAGGTTCACTCCGAGAGGATGAAGATGCTCGGGCCCTTCACCATGGGCATTGGGATTTTTATCTTCATCTGCGCTAATGCTATACTTCACGAAAACAGAGACAAAGAAACCAAG ATCATTCACATGAGAGACATGTACTCCACAGTCATCGACATTCATCGCCTCAGGCAGAGAGAGCAAAAGCAGCACCATCACCGCGGCAGCACCTGTGGAAGAGAAGCCGGTGATTTCCGATCCTTGGGAGCGGATGCCGCGGTACGTTTAGCCGCCAACTCCCTACTGGGATTCTCCTCTCGGGCTGGAAGTGTAGGTGGATGGTCTGCAGAAGAGGAGGAGGTACTGCTCGGGGATGAGGAGTTTCAGAGACGTAAAGAGCAGGCTCGAATGGATTGTAACTTTGCCGGGCTGCTGGCGCCGCTCTACAGGGACCATTCCCTTTGCGGGCCCGGACTCGGGCTCGGGCTGGCGCGCTCGGATTCCACGCGGCACCAGTGGTCGGTGGATGGAGAGGGGGAGAAGGGAGGACACCACGCAGGGTCTatcgtctcctcctccatctctgcaTTCACCTTGCCTGTTATCAAACTCAACAATTGTGTTATCGATGAACCCGAAATGGAGGCGATTACTGAAGAGGACCGAGGGGCGGAGAGAGCAGACGAAGAGCGGTCGAAGCCCCTGAGCTCCATGGAGTCACTGGTGGTGCCTGTACCGTCCGTCGCCAAGGCCTTCAAACCGCCGAGCTTACATCGGAGCAACTCCGCCTCGTCTGCCTCCCactgctcctcctcttcctccctctctcctgctcCCTCCTCTACCTCAGGCTGCTGGCTCTCCCCGGGAGCAGCGAGGAGCGACTTTGGCTCCAACTCCTCTCTGCACATGCTCAACAGTCATTCCAAATCCCTGGACCTGGAGCGCGGGGCGAGCATGCTCGTGGTGAACCCGGAGCAGCAGCGGAAGCACCCCAGCTGGCCCCGACTGGACCGCAGCAACAGCAGCCGCAGCCACGGCGGCAAGCACGGCAGCACTAAAGGCTACACGCGGCTGGACGACAGGGAAGAGCACGGAGGGCGGCTGTCAGACGCGTCGCCCTCCGTGACGGCGAGGCGCGACTTCAGTAAGCGCGAGAAGCTGCTAATGATTTCAAGGTCGCATAATAATCTGAGCTTTGAACACGACGAGTTCAATAGTAGCACGCTGAAGAGAGGCAGCTCGGAGAGTCGATTCTGA